In Streptomyces sp. 840.1, one DNA window encodes the following:
- the hemB gene encoding porphobilinogen synthase, whose product MTVYGNFPGSRPRRLRTTPVMRRMVAETRLDPANLILPAFVREGIDAPVAISAMPGVQQHTLDTLRKAAVDAVSAGVSGIMLFGVPLDEKKDARGTAGTDPDGILQLGLRAVREEVGDDLVVMSDLCLDETTDHGHCGVLTEDGRVDNDATLERYAEMAQVQADAGAHVVGPSGMMDGQVGVIRDALDQTGHEDVAILAYTAKYSSAFYGPFREAVGSSLRGDRKTYQQDPANARESLRELALDLEEGADMVMVKPAGPYLDILAKVADAVDVPVAAYQISGEYSMIEAAAERGWIDRDAAILESLTGIRRAGAQMILTYWATEVAQRLGRSGS is encoded by the coding sequence ATGACTGTGTACGGAAACTTCCCCGGCTCTCGCCCCCGACGGCTGCGGACGACCCCCGTGATGCGGCGGATGGTCGCCGAGACACGGCTCGACCCGGCGAACCTGATCCTGCCCGCGTTCGTCCGCGAGGGCATCGACGCGCCGGTCGCCATCTCGGCCATGCCCGGTGTGCAGCAGCACACCCTGGACACCCTGCGGAAGGCCGCGGTCGACGCGGTCTCGGCGGGCGTCTCGGGGATCATGCTGTTCGGTGTGCCGCTGGACGAGAAGAAGGACGCCCGGGGCACTGCGGGCACCGACCCGGACGGCATCCTCCAGCTCGGTCTGCGGGCGGTGCGCGAGGAGGTCGGGGACGATCTCGTCGTCATGTCCGACCTCTGCCTGGACGAGACCACGGACCACGGCCACTGCGGGGTGCTGACCGAGGACGGCCGGGTCGACAACGACGCGACCCTTGAGCGGTACGCGGAGATGGCCCAGGTCCAGGCCGACGCGGGCGCCCATGTGGTGGGCCCCAGCGGCATGATGGACGGCCAGGTCGGCGTGATCCGCGACGCCCTGGACCAGACCGGCCACGAGGACGTGGCGATCCTCGCGTACACGGCGAAGTACTCCTCCGCCTTCTACGGCCCCTTCCGCGAGGCCGTCGGCTCCTCGCTCCGGGGCGACCGCAAGACCTACCAGCAGGACCCGGCCAACGCCCGTGAGTCGCTGCGCGAGCTGGCGCTCGACCTGGAGGAGGGCGCGGACATGGTCATGGTCAAGCCGGCCGGGCCCTACCTGGACATCCTGGCGAAGGTCGCGGACGCGGTGGACGTGCCGGTGGCCGCGTACCAGATCAGCGGCGAGTACTCGATGATCGAGGCCGCCGCCGAGCGCGGCTGGATCGACCGGGACGCGGCGATCCTGGAGAGCCTGACCGGTATCCGGCGGGCGGGCGCGCAGATGATCCTGACGTACTGGGCGACGGAGGTCGCGCAGCGGCTGGGGCGCTCCGGTTCCTGA